From endosymbiont of Galathealinum brachiosum, one genomic window encodes:
- a CDS encoding sodium:proton antiporter: MAEEFIHLRKSKPVVLAAGVIWALIAYVYATHGFNHEAEIAVRHNLLEYTGLMLFLLVAMIYINAMQKRQAFEALRSWLCKKGYGFRQLFWITGVLAFFISPIADNLTTALLMCAVVMAAGGDNNKFILIGTINIVVAANAGGAFSPFGDITTLMVWQKSIEASNGSVDFWSFFALFVPSLVNWLIPAAIMHFAIPNEFPDSEDDVVIMKRGAKRIIVLFICTIITAVSFHNFLHLPPVIGMLTGLAYLKFFGYYLKKSHTKVHPLAVHDDKKAQHVLGDVVPFDVFDGVARAEWDTLLFFYGVVLCVGGLGFIGYLGLASELMYTEWGAALNLSPEMSATPANIVVGVLSAIVDNIPVMFAVLTMMPDMSLGQWLLVTLTAGVGGSMLSIGSAAGVALMGQARGKYTFFGHLKWTPVIMLGYFASIAMHMWINASLF; encoded by the coding sequence ATGGCAGAGGAATTTATACACCTGAGAAAATCAAAACCGGTGGTATTAGCTGCGGGTGTTATCTGGGCTCTTATCGCATATGTTTACGCTACACACGGTTTTAATCATGAAGCTGAAATTGCGGTTCGCCATAACCTGCTCGAATACACCGGGCTCATGCTCTTCCTGCTGGTGGCTATGATCTATATAAATGCCATGCAGAAACGTCAGGCATTTGAAGCATTACGCTCCTGGTTATGTAAAAAGGGTTATGGTTTTCGACAGCTCTTCTGGATTACCGGTGTACTTGCTTTCTTTATTTCACCTATTGCAGACAACCTGACTACCGCTTTACTCATGTGCGCTGTAGTAATGGCTGCTGGAGGGGACAACAATAAATTTATATTAATAGGCACCATTAATATTGTTGTTGCCGCTAATGCAGGTGGTGCTTTTTCACCCTTTGGTGACATTACAACACTGATGGTATGGCAAAAATCCATTGAAGCATCCAATGGAAGCGTCGATTTCTGGTCCTTCTTCGCATTATTCGTTCCATCCCTGGTGAACTGGTTGATACCCGCAGCGATTATGCATTTCGCTATCCCCAATGAATTTCCGGATAGTGAAGATGATGTCGTGATCATGAAACGCGGCGCAAAACGCATTATTGTTCTGTTTATCTGTACTATTATCACCGCTGTTAGCTTCCATAACTTCCTGCACCTGCCGCCTGTTATAGGCATGTTAACCGGTCTGGCTTATTTAAAATTCTTTGGTTACTACCTTAAGAAAAGCCACACAAAAGTTCATCCACTTGCTGTTCATGACGATAAAAAAGCGCAACACGTTCTAGGGGATGTTGTTCCATTTGATGTGTTCGATGGTGTTGCCCGTGCCGAGTGGGACACCCTGTTATTTTTCTATGGGGTAGTACTCTGTGTCGGTGGCCTGGGTTTTATTGGTTACCTGGGACTGGCATCTGAACTGATGTATACCGAATGGGGAGCTGCACTAAACTTAAGCCCGGAGATGAGTGCAACACCAGCAAATATCGTTGTCGGTGTGCTTTCAGCTATTGTCGATAATATACCGGTAATGTTTGCAGTATTAACCATGATGCCCGACATGTCCTTAGGCCAATGGTTACTGGTCACCCTTACTGCAGGCGTAGGTGGATCCATGTTATCCATTGGTTCAGCCGCTGGAGTAGCATTAATGGGTCAGGCCAGAGGTAAATATACATTCTTCGGTCACTTAAAATGGACACCGGTGATTATGCTGGGTTATTTCGCCAGCATTGCAATGCATATGTGGATTAACGCAAGTTTGTTCTAA